Proteins co-encoded in one Campylobacter concisus genomic window:
- a CDS encoding oxidoreductase: MNNPYINEENVASETAANNAAAAQPSAIDNAINNAAQNLPFVPENFNAAGFVKGLVLGGIAAYVLTNPKAQECVFKAIIKGGELINAGIEELKERFEDVKAELDSQK; this comes from the coding sequence ATGAACAACCCTTACATCAACGAAGAAAACGTAGCAAGTGAAACTGCAGCTAACAATGCAGCAGCTGCTCAGCCAAGCGCAATCGATAATGCAATAAACAATGCAGCTCAAAATTTACCATTTGTGCCTGAAAATTTTAATGCTGCTGGCTTTGTAAAAGGTCTAGTTTTAGGTGGTATCGCAGCTTATGTACTGACTAATCCAAAAGCACAAGAGTGCGTATTTAAAGCGATTATCAAAGGTGGCGAGCTTATAAATGCTGGCATAGAAGAACTAAAAGAGCGTTTTGAAGATGTCAAAGCAGAACTTGACTCACAAAAATAA
- a CDS encoding heavy metal translocating P-type ATPase: protein MSKQNLTHKNKITLAHKSKNRARFICESLNARSDVSAIEAAISERTDALSVRVNKYAKSIIVEYDKNYDKILNFIKSYEFPTKAKDPNLPSKANIYKAAAALGITPFMSNKTLKSAVTLYATAPNLIEGAKELRHEGITSKVLEATAIGTSLAMGDHLAANSTNLMINIGEYMEESASHKSDDLIKELAKPNIEEVWVERNLNGEKTLEKVKTENLKKGDIVVVGAGETIGVDGYIVEGNADVNQVSMTGEAEPIPKARGDRVISGTVVDEGRIKIWAENVGSDTATARIKEYIQTSLNEKSAIGVKALKLADKLVPVTLSLAGLSYIINKNMNSVASVLQADYSCALKLATPVAFKSSISKAGRNGILVKGAKAIEALSSVDTFVFDKTGTLTHGRLSVVEIYSFKKGFSQNDILNLTASAEEHYFHPVAEAIVEAANKRGFHHIHHDEVEFIVAHGVKTAMHGKEVVIGSRHFLEDDEMISFKAHEALISKALNSGLTLLYVGYDKELVGVIAMKDDMRENAKDMVAKLRSLGVKEVVMLSGDIKSKAEEVARELGLDRVYAECLPTDKAAIIEELKSEGKKVAFVGDGINDAPSLTKANVGISMHKGADIAKATADISLLKDDIMSVALVKELANKTMDLISSNFRSTVGVNTAILSAATLGMLNPIATAMLHNGTTIWLLLNSMKGVKFKSK, encoded by the coding sequence ATGTCAAAGCAGAACTTGACTCACAAAAATAAGATCACTCTAGCTCACAAGAGTAAAAATAGAGCGAGGTTTATTTGCGAGAGCCTAAACGCTAGAAGCGACGTCAGCGCTATCGAGGCTGCGATCTCAGAGCGAACTGATGCACTAAGTGTTCGTGTAAATAAATACGCAAAAAGCATTATCGTTGAATACGATAAAAACTACGATAAAATTTTAAACTTTATCAAGAGCTATGAATTTCCAACAAAGGCAAAAGATCCAAATTTGCCAAGCAAGGCAAATATCTATAAGGCTGCTGCTGCACTTGGCATAACGCCATTTATGAGTAACAAAACTCTAAAATCAGCCGTGACTCTTTACGCCACAGCTCCAAATCTAATAGAAGGTGCAAAAGAGCTAAGGCATGAGGGTATCACTTCAAAAGTGCTTGAGGCAACTGCCATTGGTACTAGCCTAGCAATGGGCGATCATTTAGCAGCAAATAGCACAAATTTGATGATAAATATCGGCGAATATATGGAAGAAAGTGCTAGTCACAAAAGTGATGATCTCATCAAAGAGCTAGCAAAACCAAATATCGAAGAAGTCTGGGTCGAGAGAAATTTAAATGGCGAAAAGACGCTTGAAAAAGTAAAAACCGAAAATTTAAAAAAGGGCGACATCGTAGTAGTTGGAGCTGGTGAGACGATAGGCGTTGATGGTTATATCGTTGAAGGTAACGCCGATGTAAATCAAGTCTCAATGACTGGAGAGGCTGAACCTATACCAAAAGCTAGAGGTGACCGTGTTATAAGCGGCACCGTGGTTGATGAAGGTAGGATAAAAATTTGGGCTGAAAATGTAGGCAGTGATACAGCGACAGCTAGGATCAAAGAGTATATACAAACTTCACTCAATGAAAAATCAGCCATTGGTGTAAAAGCGTTAAAACTAGCTGATAAACTTGTGCCTGTTACGCTCTCGCTTGCTGGACTTTCATACATTATAAATAAAAATATGAATAGCGTTGCTAGCGTACTTCAAGCGGACTACTCTTGCGCATTAAAGCTTGCTACACCAGTTGCTTTTAAATCAAGTATCTCAAAAGCAGGCAGAAATGGCATTCTTGTAAAAGGTGCAAAAGCGATCGAAGCTTTAAGCTCAGTTGACACTTTTGTATTTGATAAGACCGGCACTCTTACACATGGACGCCTAAGTGTAGTTGAAATTTACTCATTTAAAAAAGGCTTTTCTCAAAATGATATATTAAATTTAACTGCAAGTGCCGAGGAGCACTACTTTCATCCAGTAGCCGAAGCAATAGTTGAAGCTGCAAACAAGCGTGGTTTCCACCATATTCATCACGATGAAGTCGAATTTATCGTAGCTCATGGCGTAAAAACTGCGATGCACGGCAAAGAGGTAGTTATCGGCAGTAGACACTTTTTAGAAGATGACGAGATGATAAGCTTTAAGGCTCATGAAGCTTTAATAAGTAAAGCATTAAATAGCGGCTTAACTTTACTCTACGTTGGATACGATAAAGAGCTAGTCGGAGTCATCGCTATGAAAGATGATATGAGAGAAAATGCAAAAGATATGGTGGCAAAACTACGCAGTCTTGGCGTAAAAGAGGTCGTCATGCTAAGTGGTGACATCAAAAGCAAGGCTGAAGAGGTGGCAAGAGAGCTTGGGCTTGATAGGGTCTATGCAGAGTGCTTACCAACAGATAAAGCAGCTATCATCGAAGAGCTAAAGAGCGAGGGCAAAAAAGTAGCCTTTGTGGGAGATGGCATAAATGATGCTCCAAGCCTAACTAAGGCAAATGTGGGCATAAGTATGCACAAGGGTGCTGATATAGCTAAAGCGACGGCTGATATAAGTCTTTTAAAAGACGATATCATGAGCGTAGCTCTTGTAAAAGAGCTTGCAAATAAAACAATGGATTTAATTAGCTCAAATTTCCGCTCAACAGTTGGCGTAAACACAGCTATACTAAGCGCTGCGACACTTGGTATGTTAAATCCAATAGCAACTGCCATGCTTCATAATGGCACAACGATTTGGCTTTTATTAAACTCAATGAAGGGCGTAAAATTCAAATCGAAATAA
- a CDS encoding alanine/glycine:cation symporter family protein, with protein MVLDSFLNFLNGKMDVANDFLYGYFLVIILVATGIYFSYLTRFVQFRMFFEACRVLVEKKDKYNKHHLTPFQALMISTASRVGIGNIAGISAAIVAGGPGALFWMCLMAFLGSASAFVESTLAQIYKTKDVFGFKGGPAYYIKNGLGIKWLASLFAVILIITYAYGFNGLQSYTMTSAFEIYYDKAGSNVSFAQSGLPVGIGLILTAFAAVMFFSKSHIIGKVSSYIVPFMALAYISLALIAIVLNFKEIPDVIKMILENAFDFKAIFGGFAGSVIVIGIKRGLFSNEAGMGSAPNAAAAAHTSHPVKQGLVQAMAVFIDMTICIASGMIVLFSQAYLTKQAGSSGEVLTALPLVQAAMKEYFGEFGVHFTTLAVVLFAITSLIGNYYYAQANMKFLTKNHKLTLLFKITAVVMIFIGAQMNLKLAWNIADITMAAMATINIIAIFLLSKVVIIAVKDYEAQRKAGLNPEFDPESLGIKNTSCWNKN; from the coding sequence ATGGTGCTTGATAGTTTCTTAAATTTTTTAAACGGCAAAATGGACGTAGCCAACGACTTTTTATATGGATATTTTTTAGTCATTATTCTTGTGGCTACGGGAATTTATTTTAGTTATTTGACTCGTTTTGTGCAGTTTAGGATGTTTTTTGAAGCTTGCAGGGTCTTAGTAGAAAAAAAGGACAAGTACAATAAGCACCATTTAACGCCGTTTCAAGCACTTATGATCTCGACTGCTTCGCGCGTTGGCATAGGCAATATTGCTGGAATTTCAGCTGCCATCGTCGCGGGCGGTCCTGGTGCTCTTTTTTGGATGTGCTTGATGGCATTTTTAGGATCAGCTTCAGCTTTTGTAGAGAGCACACTAGCACAAATTTATAAGACAAAAGACGTTTTTGGATTTAAAGGCGGTCCAGCTTATTACATCAAAAATGGCCTTGGCATAAAGTGGCTAGCTTCGCTTTTTGCGGTGATTCTCATCATCACCTACGCGTACGGCTTTAACGGCCTTCAAAGCTATACTATGACATCAGCCTTTGAAATTTACTACGACAAAGCTGGTAGCAACGTTAGCTTTGCACAAAGTGGTCTACCTGTTGGCATCGGCCTTATACTTACGGCATTTGCAGCAGTAATGTTTTTTAGCAAAAGTCACATCATCGGCAAAGTAAGCTCATACATCGTGCCTTTTATGGCACTTGCCTACATCTCGCTAGCACTTATCGCTATCGTTTTAAATTTCAAAGAAATTCCTGATGTTATTAAGATGATTTTAGAAAATGCCTTTGATTTTAAAGCGATATTTGGCGGATTTGCCGGCAGCGTGATCGTAATAGGCATCAAAAGAGGCCTTTTCTCAAACGAAGCTGGCATGGGTTCAGCTCCAAACGCAGCAGCCGCAGCACATACTAGCCACCCAGTAAAACAAGGCCTAGTTCAAGCAATGGCAGTCTTTATAGACATGACGATATGTATCGCTTCTGGTATGATCGTGCTATTTTCACAGGCCTATCTTACGAAGCAGGCTGGATCAAGTGGTGAGGTGCTAACAGCACTTCCTCTCGTTCAAGCTGCAATGAAAGAGTATTTTGGTGAATTTGGAGTTCATTTTACCACTCTTGCAGTCGTACTTTTTGCCATCACCTCGCTTATTGGCAACTACTACTACGCTCAGGCAAATATGAAATTTTTAACCAAAAACCACAAGCTTACATTGCTATTTAAGATAACGGCCGTCGTTATGATATTTATTGGCGCTCAGATGAATTTAAAGCTCGCTTGGAATATCGCTGATATCACAATGGCTGCAATGGCAACTATCAACATCATCGCTATATTCTTACTTTCAAAAGTAGTGATAATAGCAGTCAAAGACTACGAAGCTCAAAGAAAGGCTGGGCTAAATCCAGAATTTGACCCAGAAAGCCTTGGCATCAAAAATACAAGTTGCTGGAATAAAAACTAA
- a CDS encoding helicase: MKNDTKISGKLLDINTHRKVAKVGMGITLASVCLSALFMKRNKSVKKFHVASGIAFTCFALYHAGLYDNGIFKKMIIKAKNEVKKA; the protein is encoded by the coding sequence TTGAAAAACGATACAAAAATAAGTGGCAAACTACTTGACATAAATACTCACAGAAAGGTAGCAAAGGTCGGTATGGGCATCACTTTAGCCTCAGTTTGCTTAAGCGCCCTTTTTATGAAAAGAAATAAAAGCGTTAAGAAATTTCACGTTGCTTCAGGCATTGCATTTACTTGCTTTGCTCTTTATCATGCTGGACTTTATGACAATGGAATCTTTAAAAAAATGATAATAAAAGCAAAAAATGAGGTAAAAAAGGCATAA
- the modD gene encoding ModD protein, whose translation MILSDAEILSYINEDIPYFDLTTSLQNIDKKASLEIYSRDEICVSCVDVAASVARLLGCESKIFVQNSQICKAGDVIIKIYGSYEDVHKAWKLAQVALEYASAIATYTNKMANATKSINEKCEILATRKSFPFAKKFCVKAVLEGGGKMHRLGLSDSILFFKNHIKAYRNFDEFVSLLPEFKTKMVEKKICVEAENLDEASKLLKANCDVVQCDKFSQELIKNVLSLRDEISPNTMILAAGGINLANVKEYAKADAIVTSAMYSKGVADISTRLEIL comes from the coding sequence ATGATACTTAGCGACGCAGAAATTCTAAGCTATATAAATGAAGATATACCTTATTTTGATCTTACTACGTCGCTTCAAAATATCGATAAAAAAGCCTCACTTGAAATTTATTCACGTGATGAAATTTGTGTTAGCTGCGTTGATGTAGCCGCAAGTGTTGCGAGGCTACTTGGATGCGAGAGTAAAATTTTTGTGCAAAATTCTCAAATTTGCAAAGCTGGCGATGTGATCATAAAAATTTATGGCAGCTACGAAGATGTGCATAAAGCTTGGAAACTAGCTCAAGTCGCACTAGAATATGCCAGTGCCATCGCAACTTATACAAACAAAATGGCAAATGCCACAAAGAGCATCAATGAAAAATGTGAAATTTTAGCAACTAGAAAAAGCTTTCCATTTGCTAAGAAATTTTGCGTAAAAGCGGTACTTGAAGGTGGTGGTAAAATGCATAGGCTTGGGCTTAGTGATAGCATTTTATTTTTTAAAAATCATATAAAAGCTTATAGAAATTTTGATGAGTTTGTATCTCTTTTGCCAGAATTTAAAACCAAAATGGTTGAGAAAAAAATCTGCGTTGAAGCTGAAAATTTAGACGAAGCAAGCAAGCTTTTAAAAGCAAATTGCGACGTTGTTCAGTGTGATAAATTTAGCCAAGAGCTTATCAAAAACGTACTCTCTTTAAGAGATGAAATTTCGCCAAATACAATGATACTAGCAGCCGGTGGCATAAATTTAGCAAATGTAAAAGAATACGCAAAAGCCGATGCGATAGTAACGTCAGCTATGTATTCAAAAGGCGTTGCTGATATCAGCACCAGACTTGAGATTTTATAA
- a CDS encoding BCCT family transporter, with product MIKFQRSKFNNSVFIPSLIVIVLITAFAAIFPNFSNEFFKGMQDYISAKFGWFYILAVAVILLSVIILGFSKLGEIKLGADHVKPEHKNISWFSMLFAAGMGIGLVFFGVAEPLMHYLNPPVGDAQTIAAQKLAMNITFFHWGMGAWSVYAIVALILAFFSYRHGLPLTLRSAFYPIIGDKIYGKIGSAIDTFAVVATLFGVATSLGYGVLQVNAGLTHVFGLPTMHITLLIVLCFAATISAASGVDKGIKILSNSNIALAICFMFLILFLGDTTQLLKSFVQNSGDYVSTLISNTFNLYAYERQNESWLGGWTLLYWAWWLSWSPFVGLFIAKISKGRTIREFVIGVLLVPTGFTFAWMSFFGNSAIALVQGGFSELATTVNSDPASALFMFLEKFSFSGVLSTIAVFMIVIFFVTSADSAAIVMNMLCSNGKDDTPVWQKVFWGVTVGVVAAFLMLAGGLGSLQALTITTALPFAIVLLGAIYGLFKALRVDLTKKETNNFNNMPISDLSKPWQERLSAIITLPGKKDGKKFLNEVVLKAFNELKEEFAKNGLEAKVTNGENFVNLNVGLGDEMDFRYGVYLTKSQSPDYTRELDGDDLYYRAEVYLKEGGQDYDVLGWSEATLINDVIEQYRKHMQFLHVVRE from the coding sequence ATGATCAAATTTCAAAGATCAAAATTTAATAATTCAGTATTTATCCCATCGCTTATTGTGATAGTTTTAATAACAGCATTTGCAGCGATATTTCCAAATTTCTCAAATGAATTTTTTAAGGGTATGCAAGATTACATCTCGGCAAAATTTGGCTGGTTTTACATCCTAGCCGTCGCCGTCATACTTCTAAGCGTCATCATACTTGGCTTTAGTAAGCTTGGTGAGATCAAGCTAGGGGCTGACCACGTAAAGCCAGAGCACAAAAATATCTCGTGGTTTTCTATGCTTTTTGCCGCTGGCATGGGCATAGGACTTGTGTTTTTTGGTGTGGCTGAGCCGCTCATGCACTATCTAAACCCGCCGGTCGGCGACGCGCAAACTATCGCAGCGCAAAAGCTTGCAATGAATATCACCTTTTTTCACTGGGGCATGGGCGCATGGTCGGTCTATGCTATCGTGGCGTTAATCCTCGCCTTTTTCTCGTATAGGCACGGCTTGCCGCTAACGCTTAGATCGGCATTTTATCCGATCATCGGCGATAAAATTTACGGCAAGATAGGTAGCGCCATCGATACATTTGCCGTTGTGGCGACCCTTTTTGGTGTGGCGACCTCGCTGGGATACGGCGTACTTCAGGTAAATGCTGGCCTTACGCACGTTTTTGGGCTGCCGACCATGCATATCACGCTTCTAATAGTGCTTTGTTTTGCAGCTACCATATCAGCGGCAAGCGGCGTTGATAAGGGGATTAAAATTTTATCAAACTCAAATATCGCGCTAGCTATATGTTTTATGTTTTTGATACTATTTTTGGGCGATACGACGCAGCTTTTAAAGTCGTTTGTACAAAACAGCGGCGACTACGTCTCGACGCTCATCTCAAATACATTTAATCTCTACGCCTACGAGAGGCAAAACGAGAGCTGGCTTGGCGGCTGGACGCTGCTATACTGGGCTTGGTGGCTATCTTGGTCGCCGTTTGTGGGGCTTTTTATAGCTAAAATTTCAAAAGGCAGGACGATAAGAGAATTCGTCATAGGCGTGCTTCTCGTGCCAACTGGCTTTACTTTTGCTTGGATGAGCTTTTTTGGTAACTCAGCGATCGCTTTAGTGCAAGGCGGCTTTAGCGAGCTAGCGACCACGGTAAATTCCGACCCAGCCTCAGCACTTTTTATGTTTTTGGAGAAATTTAGCTTCTCAGGCGTGCTAAGCACCATCGCAGTCTTTATGATCGTCATATTTTTCGTGACTTCCGCTGACTCTGCGGCGATCGTTATGAACATGCTTTGCTCAAACGGCAAGGACGATACACCAGTTTGGCAAAAGGTCTTTTGGGGCGTTACAGTGGGCGTCGTGGCGGCATTTTTGATGCTAGCAGGCGGTCTTGGCTCACTTCAAGCACTTACGATCACGACCGCACTACCATTTGCCATAGTGCTACTTGGCGCCATTTACGGGCTATTTAAGGCGTTACGTGTGGATCTAACCAAAAAAGAGACAAATAACTTTAACAACATGCCTATTAGTGATCTTTCAAAGCCGTGGCAAGAGCGCCTAAGTGCGATCATCACGCTGCCAGGCAAGAAAGATGGCAAGAAATTTTTAAACGAGGTTGTACTAAAAGCGTTTAACGAGCTAAAAGAGGAATTTGCCAAAAACGGCCTTGAAGCAAAGGTCACAAATGGTGAAAATTTTGTAAATTTAAATGTCGGACTTGGCGACGAGATGGACTTTAGATATGGCGTCTATCTCACCAAAAGCCAGAGCCCAGACTACACCAGAGAGCTTGACGGCGACGATCTTTACTACAGGGCTGAGGTCTATCTAAAAGAGGGCGGTCAGGACTACGACGTGCTTGGCTGGAGCGAAGCCACGCTGATAAACGACGTCATCGAGCAATACCGCAAACACATGCAGTTTTTACATGTTGTTAGAGAGTAA
- a CDS encoding DKNYY domain-containing protein — MRKITIRFVYFLVILTLFFVLAMLYLWHEGEYQRGFANIDSSEFYRSPDGKIYVQISGSGKYELKGVDEASFRVLKLKHAYDYSNVAADKNHVYCAREILPGLDPKSAKVLGNGYISDGKISYFCSTRSEKEAGFSEFSAIMKNLAHIFIKSYDDSTYFYKTKRVESTNLEPIFDAGFARDGATLYYKGEKLDADSSELRYITTESGAASGYYTDGKSLFMGFYRLDASYGDETRRICYDAKHDIEYLFEPKSGAVFANEFKFSAQNMPYSAIHSVDNVHSFWPLFASKDGIYFWDSTKNEQAKISDYQLKGELKRLYDDVFVDESSAYFLQQGEE, encoded by the coding sequence ATGAGAAAAATTACTATTAGGTTTGTTTATTTTTTAGTCATTTTGACGCTATTTTTTGTTTTGGCGATGCTTTATCTATGGCATGAGGGCGAGTATCAAAGAGGCTTTGCAAACATAGATAGTAGCGAGTTTTACCGCTCGCCAGATGGTAAAATTTACGTTCAAATTTCAGGCAGTGGCAAGTATGAGCTAAAAGGTGTTGATGAGGCTAGTTTTAGGGTCTTAAAGCTAAAACACGCATACGACTACTCAAATGTGGCGGCTGATAAAAATCATGTCTATTGCGCTAGAGAAATTTTGCCTGGTCTTGATCCAAAAAGTGCCAAAGTGCTTGGCAATGGCTATATAAGTGACGGCAAGATAAGTTATTTTTGTAGCACTAGAAGCGAGAAAGAGGCGGGATTTAGCGAATTTAGTGCCATTATGAAAAACCTTGCTCACATCTTTATAAAAAGCTACGATGATAGCACTTATTTTTACAAGACAAAAAGGGTTGAAAGCACAAATTTAGAGCCTATATTTGACGCTGGCTTTGCAAGAGATGGAGCTACGCTTTACTACAAGGGCGAAAAGCTTGACGCAGATTCTAGCGAGCTAAGATACATCACGACAGAAAGTGGCGCTGCTAGCGGATATTACACAGATGGCAAAAGCTTGTTTATGGGCTTTTATAGGCTTGATGCAAGCTACGGAGATGAGACGCGCCGGATTTGCTACGATGCTAAGCACGATATAGAATATCTTTTTGAGCCAAAAAGTGGTGCGGTGTTTGCAAATGAGTTCAAATTTAGCGCTCAAAATATGCCTTATAGTGCCATTCATAGCGTGGATAACGTGCACTCGTTTTGGCCTCTTTTTGCCAGCAAAGATGGAATTTACTTTTGGGATAGCACGAAAAACGAGCAGGCTAAAATTTCAGACTATCAGCTAAAAGGCGAGCTAAAAAGGCTCTATGATGACGTTTTTGTAGATGAGAGCTCAGCGTATTTTTTACAGCAAGGCGAAGAGTGA
- a CDS encoding DKNYY domain-containing protein, protein MLKKHPLISVMIAIVVIFFAIYVFIFGLATILYDDIGDSKELNNSFFYVKDDKVYAMVPSGGKFELIGVKASKFRYIDTGKYDNRNVGASDEAVYCGNLLMSGLDPNGVRALGNGYFGDGKITYFCDSVSETNLEISALKEFWDIFSHKMFDTPKAQTHIYKFRQVDNVNLAAILGFGYASDGVKVYHEGKELDGANASKMRYIEQISGRKSMHFTTDGENVYYDSTKLGIKFSPQMRDIGEIWRIHYLYEPNSGMVYANDHEFDPKFAPYEPLFNLKDEHSYHALFRGKGGIYHWERKWQWYNSIDEGEFVRDGDDPFKGEITPLYGDVVISDGKTYFLKTYEIWHNTKNDHSLSSRHTCIVRLDTKEQWRKIGLVRNDGYGAVYANGDKTYYFDNVGYGWHFNISVYDINDLGVVEILTRPYGPNVKNLKLDEIVKMVDQGAMVPAEGEVVIDAVSDFDDYSQKYAYWIFLAIAFIVSVIGAIFKNKNQKSELKKRIDDYRS, encoded by the coding sequence ATGCTAAAAAAACATCCGCTAATTTCCGTAATGATCGCTATTGTTGTAATCTTTTTTGCTATCTATGTTTTTATCTTTGGGTTAGCTACTATTTTATATGACGACATTGGCGATAGTAAAGAGTTAAATAATAGCTTTTTTTACGTCAAAGATGACAAGGTCTATGCCATGGTGCCAAGTGGCGGTAAATTTGAGCTAATAGGCGTGAAAGCCAGCAAATTTAGATACATTGACACCGGCAAATACGACAACAGAAACGTTGGCGCTAGCGATGAGGCGGTGTATTGTGGCAACCTCTTGATGAGCGGGCTTGATCCAAATGGCGTTAGAGCGCTTGGCAACGGCTATTTTGGCGATGGCAAGATCACATATTTTTGTGATAGCGTAAGCGAGACAAACCTTGAAATATCCGCACTTAAAGAGTTTTGGGACATCTTCTCACATAAAATGTTTGATACGCCTAAAGCGCAAACTCATATCTATAAATTTAGACAGGTTGATAACGTAAATTTAGCAGCGATCTTGGGCTTTGGCTACGCAAGCGACGGAGTAAAGGTCTATCATGAGGGCAAAGAGCTAGATGGCGCAAATGCCAGCAAGATGCGATATATCGAGCAGATATCTGGCAGAAAGAGCATGCATTTCACGACTGACGGAGAAAATGTCTATTATGACAGCACAAAACTAGGGATCAAATTTAGCCCGCAAATGCGTGATATCGGCGAGATATGGCGCATTCACTATCTGTATGAGCCAAATTCTGGCATGGTCTATGCAAACGATCATGAATTTGACCCAAAATTTGCCCCATACGAGCCACTTTTTAACCTAAAAGATGAGCACTCCTATCATGCGCTCTTTCGTGGCAAAGGCGGTATCTATCACTGGGAGCGAAAGTGGCAGTGGTATAACAGCATAGATGAGGGCGAGTTTGTAAGAGACGGAGATGATCCATTTAAAGGCGAGATAACGCCGCTATATGGCGACGTGGTGATAAGTGATGGCAAGACATATTTTCTAAAAACCTATGAAATTTGGCACAACACGAAAAATGATCACAGCCTAAGCTCACGCCACACGTGTATCGTAAGGCTCGATACAAAAGAGCAGTGGCGAAAGATAGGGCTTGTAAGAAACGATGGCTACGGAGCGGTTTATGCAAACGGAGATAAGACATATTATTTTGATAACGTCGGCTACGGCTGGCATTTTAACATCAGTGTTTATGATATAAACGACCTTGGCGTGGTTGAAATTCTCACTCGTCCTTATGGTCCAAATGTTAAGAATTTAAAACTAGATGAGATAGTAAAAATGGTAGATCAAGGCGCTATGGTGCCAGCTGAGGGCGAGGTGGTGATCGATGCAGTAAGCGACTTTGATGATTACTCGCAAAAATATGCCTACTGGATATTTCTTGCCATTGCATTTATAGTCTCGGTAATTGGCGCTATTTTTAAAAATAAAAATCAAAAAAGCGAGCTTAAAAAAAGGATAGATGACTATAGATCATGA